From the genome of Mycobacterium kansasii ATCC 12478:
ATCCGTTGACCGCGTGTTTGGCCCCGCAGTAGACGGACTGCAGCGGAATCGAGCGGTGGCTCAGCGCCGACCCGACCTGAACGATCGCGCCCCGATCGCGGGGCCGCATGCGGCGCAACGCCGCCATGGTGCCCCAGACGAAGCCCAGATAAGTCACGTCCGTCGCGCGACGGTATTCGTCGGGAGTGATCTCGTGGAACGGGGCGAACACCGAAGTGAACGCCACATTGACCCATACGTCGATCCCACCGAATCGGCTCTCCACCTGCTCGGCCGCGGCATCGACCTCGTCGAAGCTGGCGATGTCGGTCGGTATCGCCAGGGCCTGCCCGCCGGCCTGCTCCACCTCCGCCGCCGCCGCATCCAGCCCGGTTTGGCCGCGGGCCAGCAACCCTACTCGGGCACCGTGTTTGCCGAACTCGCGGGCGGCCGCGCGGCCGACTCCGGCGCTGGCTCCGGTGATGACCACCGTCGACGGGGACTTTGAGAGGGTCATGGGATTCTCCTTTGCTGCTGCGTTTTGTGGGGCGAGTTGTCGGGACGAACGCGCAAGCTCGCCGGACACCGCGGACATGACCGTGTGGACAACCGCCTGCGGTATCCATCGAGAGGCTCGCTTCTCATCACGCTCACCGGTTACCCCGTTGGGCAGGTGTTAAGTCGCGGACCTGATGCCTGCCACTCGACGAGGGCTCCGTACCGTCGGCCGGGTGCCGACTCGATGAAACCGGGCAACATCCGATCTACCGTGGTAAGCGGGCGTTGGATGGGTATTGGAGGGGCGCATACGTTGACCGCAGACATGTACATCGCCGTAGTCGTCGTGGTGGTTGCCGCCCACTTCGCCTACATCGCCTACCTGGTGGTCGGCGGGTTTGTCGCGTTGCGATGGCGTCGCACGATTGCCTGTCACGCGTTTGCGGTGGCGTGGTCGGTGGTGAGCTTCACCGGCCACCTGAACTGTCCGCTGACGGGACTCGAGCGATGGGGCAGGGCCCATGCCGGGATGGCGCCGCTGCCGCCGGACGGTTTCATCGCGCACTACATCACCGGAGTGGTGTATCCGTCCGGGTGGTCCGCTCCGGCCTCGATAGCCGTCTTCGCGCTCGTCGCCGTCTCGTGGATCCTGGTGTTCGGGTGGCAGGCGCGCCGCGGAACGGCCGATGCGAACAGTGAGCGGCAAGCTCACGGCCCGTCCGAGATCACCGGGTAACCGAAGGGAGATTCGGCAACGAACTCCGCGCGCACCGGTTGCACGGCAGCGAGCCGGGTAACCGCAAACTATGTCGGCCCCGGTTGACTGTGCCGTGCTGGGCAATTGTGTCGGCGGCTGTGTCACCGCTCGCCTTGCTGGTCAGCGCGGCGGTCGCCACCTCGAAGCGCAACCGCAGCTATGACCCGGTCAGTGAAACGCTGAGTATTCTCGCCGCCGGCGGCGGGGGCGCATGGATTATGACGGCTACAACGCCTGGCACGGCACCCGCCTCGGACTGAGCGAACGGTCCGTCGTGGTGGCCGAGATGGTGTGGCCACTCGTCGTGGTCGTTACCGCACGCCACCGCCGGAAATTTCGCGGTACTCCTAATAGACTGTGCTCCAAGATAATTCGCCTCTCACGGAAGTCGAGACCGCCGCCTCATCGGGGACGCCGCTGCGGGCTGGTTTCGCCGTCGGGTTCAGCGGGTATATCCGGGTGCGATCAGGGCCGCCGGCCCGGTCGCCCGGGATGCGGGTCGATGTCCCAAGCCGGCGCAGCCGCCCTGGCGCCGACACATAACACAGCTCGGCTAGGCGGGAGGAGTGGCCGATGACTGCTGTCGAGGAAAAGCGACACGACGGATACCCGACACATCGCCGCAAGGTTCGGTTCGACTGGTCGCGCACCCCGTTGCACTGGGTTCCCGGCGACCCGTTCAGCACACACATGCTCAACGAGCTGCACTTGTTGTTGCCGGCGGGCGAGCGGTGGTTCATCCGGGTCGTCGACGAGGCAGCGCCGTTGGTCGATGACCCCGAACTCGAAGCCGCGATCAAGCCGTTCATCCAGCAGGAGTCCTGGCACGCCTGGGCGCACCAGGTCGTTCTCGACCACCTCGCCGAACAGGGCATCGACACCCAGCCCTACACCCAGCTGGAAAAGTGGCTGGCCAAGCTGGGTAACCAACGCAGCAACTGGCCCCAGCCGTTGCAACGGTGGTGGCTTTACCGACGGGTGGCCGACGTGGCGGCACTGGAACACTTCACCGCGGTGCTCGGCCAGTGGGTGATCCAAAACCGGGGTCTCGACTATGCCGGCACCGACCCGGTCATGCTGGATCTGCTCCGCTGGCATGGGGCCGAGGAAATCGAGCACCGCTCGTTGGTGTTCGACGTCTACCAGAACATCTGCGGGAACTACGTGATCAGAGCGTTCTCGATGTTGATGACGGCGCCGCTGTTCGTGTCGTGGTGGATTGCCGGAGCGCGTTATCTGATGGCCAACGACCCGACCATAGACGCGAAGTGGCGCTGGCGGGACTGGCTGCGCGCGGCGCGCCAGTACAAGTTGCCAGGTCCGTGGCGGATCCTTGTGACGGTGCCGCTCCGCTACCTGCGGCCCAGCCATCACCCGAGTACCGAGGCGTCGACGCAGATGGCGATGGACTACCTCGAACATTCGCCCGCAGCGACCGCTGCCCGGGAGAAAGCCGCTCGGGCACAACCAGATCCGGACGACGACCACTCACCCGGGGGAGAGCGGTAAGGTAAGCCGACCCGCCACCCGGCAGGATGGGAGATTGCAGAGTGGCAACCTTGCGGCGCTACGTCGTCATCCAGCTGATGATGTTCGTGTTCGGCATTGTCGGGCCGATTTTTCTGGTCATGTTCTTCTTGTCGCAGCCGGATCCGACCATGAGGTGGGCGTACTGGATCGGGCTCTTCGTCACCTACGCCGACGTGATGATCGCGCTCGCCCTCACCGCCGCCGGCGAGGACAAGCCAGGTAAGCGGCTGACAGCCGGGGGCGGTAGGCGGCGGCACTGAACCGGGCGTTCCTCAGGACGTTGACCCCAGGCCCGGTTGCGCCGAACATCGGATTATGTCGATCGGCAAGACCGCGCCCGCGACGCTGCCGCGCGGACCCCGGCTGCCCAGGTGGGTGCAGGCCTTGTTGATGTTGACCCACGGGTCGCATTTCGTGGCCGCGTGTCACCGCCGCTACGGCGGCGTCTTCACCCTGCGGGTGGCCGGGGTGGGGACGATCGTCTATCTGGCTGACCCGGCCGACATCAAGACGGTGTTCGCCGGGGATCCGAGCGTCTTTCACGCCGGCGAAGCGAATTCGATATTGCGCGGACTGCTCGGCGACGGGTCGCTGCTGGTGATCGACGACGACATGCACCGGGATCGCCGCCGCATGATGCTGCCGCCATTTCACCGCGACGCGGTCACGCGGCAGGCCCGGCTGATGGCCGAGATCGCAGCGGAGAATATTGCCACCTGGCCGGTGGGACGCGATTTCGCGGTGGCGCCCAAGATGTCCGAGATCACCCTCGAGGTGATCCTGCGGACCGTGGTCGGTGCCAGCGACCCGGCCCGGCTGGCTGCGCTGCGCGACGTCATGCCCCGGCTACTCAGCGTGGGTCCGTGGGACTCGCTGGCGCTGGTCAAGCCCGACCTGCTGCGCCATCGCTGGTGGCGGCGGCTGCGTCGCCGCATCGTAGAAGCGGACCAGCTGCTTTACGCCGAGATCGCCGATCGACGCACTGACCCCGACCTCGCGACACGCACCGACGCCCTGGCGATGCTGGTCCGCGCCGCAGACGACGACACGGGTCCGCTGACCGACGTCGAGCTTCGCGACCAGTTGATGACGTTGCTGGTGGCCGGCCACGACACCACGGCGACCGCGTTGTCGTGGGTGCTGGAGCGGCTGACGCGCCACCCGGCCGTCCTCGCCAAGGCGGTTTGCGCCGCCGATGCCAGCGCGGCGGGTGACCCGGCCGGCGACGAGTATCTGGATGCTCTGGCAAAGGAGACGCTGCGGATCCGCTCGGTGGTGTTCGATGTGGGCCGGGTTCTGACCAGGGCGGTGGACCTGGCCGGTTATCGGCTGCCCGCGGGAACCATGGTTGCTCCGGGGATTGGTCTGGTACATGGCAGCGCCACGCTGTACCCCGAACCTGACCGGTTCGATCCGGATCGCATGCTCGGCGCGACATTGAGTCCGGTCACTTGGTTCCCCTTCGGCGGCGGCAACCGGCGTTGTCTGGGCGCGACCTTCGCCCTGGTCGAGATGCGGGTGATCCTGCGGGAGATCTTGCGGCGGGTCGAGTTGACGACCACCACCGCATCCGGTGAACGGCAGAAGCTCAAGCACGTCATCGTGGTGCCGCATCGCGGCGCGCGCATCCGCGTCCGGGCGATCAATGACGTGTCGCCGGCACCGCGGGCCGCGGCCCTGCCGGCGACTCGCGGCGCCAGCGGCGTGAGCTGAATCCCTTGCTGGTGCAGATCCGCCGAGGGGAGGTTTGACGGCTGCCGGCGGCGGATTCCAAGTCCTTGGTTGGCCCAGGTTTCCAGAGGCCGGTAGGGCGCGCAGTCCTGCGTTGCGCCCGTCGTGGTGGTGTTGGGCGGCCGAGCGGGTGTCGGGCGTCGATGGCGTCTTGGCCGGGACTGCCATCCAGGCAAGGGCTTTCGGATTCGGGGTTGCACATGCGCCACCCCAGCAACGCAACGGATTTGCCGCTTATCGCCGGGCACTTTCAGTGAGTCAACGCCACGCCCAACCCCCGGTGACTCAAGTGACTCAAGTGACCAGGAGTACCCGCGCGCGACACCCAACCGGGGCTACACCAGCAGCGGCGCTAGATGCCATAGTCAGGCAATTCGAAGTCGTCGCGCACGCTGCCCGCGAAAAACGTTGCCAGCGGCCCGAAGTTCATCGTGCGCATCGCCATATTGCGGAACCACAGACCGAGTCGGGTCCGGGTTGCGAAGTACCCGATGAACTTGGTCGCTCCGGCTTGCTTGCTTTCGACAAAAGGACGCAGCCGCGCCTCGTAGGCTTCGAAGGCTCGGCGATGGTCGCCCCCGGCGCGCTCGAGTTCCCCGGCCAGCACGTACGCCTCGGTCATCGCCAAGCCGGTGCCCTCGCCGCCGAGCAGGGAGATGCATCCGGCCGCATCACCGATCAGCAGCACCCGATCGCGAGACCAGCTGTCCATCCGGATCTGACTCACAACGTCGAAGTAGAGGTCGTCGACATCGTCGAGCGTGGCCAGGATCTCTCGGCATTCCCAGCCGGCGCCGCCGAACTCGTTGCGCAGCTGGTCTTTTGGCGTGACACCGACGCTGTCGTGCTCGGCGCGGAAGATGAACAAGAACATCGTGCGGCCGCCGCGCAGCGCGAAACGGCCCACCTGTCTGCCGGGAATGTTGTAGGTGACGTAGCTCAGTTCGTCGCGTGGCCGGTAGCCGTCCACCACCCAGGCTGCGACCTTGCAGCCGAGGTAATGCTCGTAGTTGCGCTCCGGACCGAAGACCAGTCCGCGTACCTTGGAATGCAGTCCGTCGGCACCAATGACCAGGTCGAAATCCATTGGGGGGCTTGTGCAGAAGGCCAGGCGGACACCGTCCTCGTGCTGATCGATGGCGGTGATGCTGTCATCGAATATCGTTTCGACCTCGCCGTCGATCGTGGCGTAGATTGCGGCGGCCAGATCGCCGCGCGGCAGGCTGGTGAAATCGTCACCGAGAATGCGGCGAAAGACGTCGACATCCACGTCGGCTTTGATCTTGCCGTTGGGGCCGACCGAGCGCAGGCGCTCGATCTGGTATCCGGCAGTACGGATCGGGCCTTCGATGTCCATGCGTTTGGCCACCTGATAGCCGACGCCCCAGAAGTCGATCACGTAGCCGCCGGTGCGGAATTTTGGAGCCTGTTCGACCAGCGTCGGGGTATGGCCGGTGCGACGCAGCCAATACGCGAGCGCCGCTCCCGCCACCCCGGCGCCGCTGATCGCTACTTGCATACTGCAATTGTGCCCTATGGCACAACTGAGTCCAAGGCCGTGCCTGCCGGCGCCCAATCCGATCCGACGCTTCCTGATCGGGATTCCGGCCGGGCTGGCAACCTGCTGCCGGCTGCCGCTGACGAGCTGCTGAGCTGTCGCGGCCTTACGGTCTGGACGCCATGGGTCTGAAGCCCGCTTGCCGTCACTTGGCTAAGTCGCCGTCGGCAAACAACCTGCCGGTTCTTCGAGAAGGGCGCCAGGAGCAAGCGCGGCCAGGGCGCGGGTCCGTTAATGTTCGAAACGTGACGGCGCCGACGCGGGCGAAGCTGGCCGATGGCCGTGACATCCTGTTCTTCGCGTTGCCCGGTCACCTTCCGCGACCAGTTGCCGATCGTCGGCCGCTGCCGCCGCGCGGCAAGCAACATTCGGAGTTGCGGTTCGACCGGTCTACCGGTCAGTGGGTGATCATCGCGGCGTTGCGTCAAGACCGTACCTACAAGCCGCCGCCCGATCAGTGCCCGCTGTGTCCGGGTCCGACGGGGTTGACCAGCGAGGTGCCCGCGCGCGACTACGACGTCGTCGTCTTCGAGAACCGGTTCCCGAGCCTGTCCGGCGCCGGCGGACTCTCACCGGTCGGCGACGGCTTCGCCTCGGCGCCGGGCCACGGCCGTTGTGAGGTGATCTGCTTCTCCGGCAACCACACCGGGTCGTTCGCCGCCCTGGAAGCGCCGCATGCCCGCCTCGTCGTCGAGGCGTGGCGGCATCGTACCGCCGAGCTGTTGAGTCAGCCGGGCATCGAGCAGGTGTTCTGCTTCGAGAATCGCGGCGAGGAGATCGGTGTGACGCTGACCCATCCGCATGGTCAGATCTACGGCTACCCTTACCTGACCCCGCGGACGGCGACCATGCTACATCAGGCACGCGAGCATCGAATACGCCACGGAAACAACCTGTTCCAAGACCTGCTGGCCCATGAGGTGGCCGACGGCAGTCGTATCATCGCGCGCAGTGACCTGTTCACCGCGTTCGTGCCGTTCGCCGCGCGCTGGCCCGTCGAGGTGCACATCTACCCGAACCGGTTCGTGCCCAACCTCATCGAACTCGACTCCGCCGAGTTGGACGGATTCACACAGCTCTATCTCGACGTGCTGCGCCGCTTCGACAGCATGTATTCCGGCCCGCTGCCGTATATTTCGGCGCTGCACCAATACACCGACGCGCAACCGGAAGGCTACTTTCACGTCGAGCTCATGTCGATTCGCCGCAGCGCCACCGCGTTGAAATACCTGGCGGGCTCCGAGTCGGCGATGGATGCGTTCATCAGCGACGTGACGCCGGAAAGCGTCGCCGAGCGGCTGCGAGACCTTGCGTGACGGTCCGCTACGCCGCGCCGGGGCGGATCAACCTGATCGGCGAGCACACCGACTACAACCTCGGCTGGGCGTTGCCGATCGCGCTGCCGCAGCGCACGGTGGTGAGGTTCGCGCCCGGCGGCGGCGACGCGATCACGGTGAGTAGCGACCGCATGGCTGCCGCGGAGCGCATACCGCTGGACACCGCCCCCGGTGGGGTGACCGGCTGGGCCGGTTATGTGGCCGGGGTGATCTGGGCGCTGCGCGGCGCCGGCCATCCGGTGCCCGGGGGAGCGATGTCGATCGCCAGCGACGTCGAGATCGGGTCCGGGCTCTCGTCCTCGGCGGCGTTGGAATGCGCTGTCCTGGGCGCGATCACATCCGCGGCCGGCGTCCGCATCGACCGCATCGAGCAGGCTCGGCTCGCGCAGCGCGCCGAAAACGACTACGTCGGCGCGCCAACGGGTTTACTCGACCAATTGGCCGCGCTGTTCGGGGAGCCGTCGACGGCGCTGCTGATCGACTTCCGCGACCTCGCCATCCGGCCGGTGCCGTTCGACCCCGAAGCTTCTGGGATCACGCTGTTGCTGATCGACTCCCGCGCCCCGCATCGTCACGCCACCGGTGAATACGCGCAGCGCCGCGCGTCATGTGAGCGGGCAGCCGCGGTTCTACAGGTCTCGTCATTACGCGACGTCGACGACCTCTCGGCGCTGGCCGCGATCGGTGACCCGCTCGACGCCCGGCGTGCCCGCCATGTGCTCACCGAGAACCAGCGCGTGCTGGATTTTACTGCTGCGCTGGCTGTTTCGGATTTTGCCGAGGCGGGCCGGCTGCTCACCGCTTCGCACGCGTCCATGCGCGACGACTTCGACATCACCACCGAACACCTCGACTTGATCGCCGACACCGCGGTGCGCAGCGGTGCGCTGGGTGCCCGGATGACCGGCGGCGGGTTCGGCGGCTGCGTGATCGCCCTGGTGCCGGATGGCCGGGTGGGTGACGTCGAGCAGGCGGTGCGACGGATGGTGCGCGACGCCGGCTACGAACAGCCGCTGGTCAGCCGGACCCATGCCGCTGCGGGCGCAGGTCCGGGTTGAGACCGTTGCGGGCGCACGCCAATAGTTGGCAACGGCAAACGTCTTGGCGTGTGCTCGGCTTGTCGCCGACGCCGACGCCATCGCAGCAAAGGCGGCGGCGGAAGGCGGTCAGGTGATCGCTGCACCGTTCGATATTCCGACGGTGGGATGCTCGGCCGTCTTGTCGGACCCGCAGGGAGCCGTATTCGGTGTGCTGAAGCCCTCGTCGCAGCAGTAGGCCCGTCCGACGGCCACGTAGTCGACGGTCAGGTGCGCAACCACAGCCACGCCGGCGCCAGTTGATCGCGGTCATAGCTCCGCAGCTCGCCGCTCATCACCACGGCGGCGACGTTGACGCAGTATCGCTCCCATCGTGGGGCGCCGACGACGGCGACTTTGGCAAAGTCGCGGCGGTGTTTGAGATCGAACACCGTGTTGGCCCACGCCGCGCCCAGAGTCCAGCCGCGGAAGGGCTCATCGAGCAGGAATAGCACCTTCAGCACGCCGAAGCGGTTCAGCAACTTTTCCACCCTTGGCGCCAGCACATCGTGGTAATCGGCCGTGCTGAGCTTTCCGGTCGCGCGCACGCCGAGCACGTCTCGATCGCTCCCGTGCA
Proteins encoded in this window:
- a CDS encoding cytochrome P450, yielding MSIGKTAPATLPRGPRLPRWVQALLMLTHGSHFVAACHRRYGGVFTLRVAGVGTIVYLADPADIKTVFAGDPSVFHAGEANSILRGLLGDGSLLVIDDDMHRDRRRMMLPPFHRDAVTRQARLMAEIAAENIATWPVGRDFAVAPKMSEITLEVILRTVVGASDPARLAALRDVMPRLLSVGPWDSLALVKPDLLRHRWWRRLRRRIVEADQLLYAEIADRRTDPDLATRTDALAMLVRAADDDTGPLTDVELRDQLMTLLVAGHDTTATALSWVLERLTRHPAVLAKAVCAADASAAGDPAGDEYLDALAKETLRIRSVVFDVGRVLTRAVDLAGYRLPAGTMVAPGIGLVHGSATLYPEPDRFDPDRMLGATLSPVTWFPFGGGNRRCLGATFALVEMRVILREILRRVELTTTTASGERQKLKHVIVVPHRGARIRVRAINDVSPAPRAAALPATRGASGVS
- a CDS encoding galactokinase; the encoded protein is MTVRYAAPGRINLIGEHTDYNLGWALPIALPQRTVVRFAPGGGDAITVSSDRMAAAERIPLDTAPGGVTGWAGYVAGVIWALRGAGHPVPGGAMSIASDVEIGSGLSSSAALECAVLGAITSAAGVRIDRIEQARLAQRAENDYVGAPTGLLDQLAALFGEPSTALLIDFRDLAIRPVPFDPEASGITLLLIDSRAPHRHATGEYAQRRASCERAAAVLQVSSLRDVDDLSALAAIGDPLDARRARHVLTENQRVLDFTAALAVSDFAEAGRLLTASHASMRDDFDITTEHLDLIADTAVRSGALGARMTGGGFGGCVIALVPDGRVGDVEQAVRRMVRDAGYEQPLVSRTHAAAGAGPG
- a CDS encoding FAD-binding domain — its product is MQVAISGAGVAGAALAYWLRRTGHTPTLVEQAPKFRTGGYVIDFWGVGYQVAKRMDIEGPIRTAGYQIERLRSVGPNGKIKADVDVDVFRRILGDDFTSLPRGDLAAAIYATIDGEVETIFDDSITAIDQHEDGVRLAFCTSPPMDFDLVIGADGLHSKVRGLVFGPERNYEHYLGCKVAAWVVDGYRPRDELSYVTYNIPGRQVGRFALRGGRTMFLFIFRAEHDSVGVTPKDQLRNEFGGAGWECREILATLDDVDDLYFDVVSQIRMDSWSRDRVLLIGDAAGCISLLGGEGTGLAMTEAYVLAGELERAGGDHRRAFEAYEARLRPFVESKQAGATKFIGYFATRTRLGLWFRNMAMRTMNFGPLATFFAGSVRDDFELPDYGI
- a CDS encoding metal-dependent hydrolase is translated as MTAVEEKRHDGYPTHRRKVRFDWSRTPLHWVPGDPFSTHMLNELHLLLPAGERWFIRVVDEAAPLVDDPELEAAIKPFIQQESWHAWAHQVVLDHLAEQGIDTQPYTQLEKWLAKLGNQRSNWPQPLQRWWLYRRVADVAALEHFTAVLGQWVIQNRGLDYAGTDPVMLDLLRWHGAEEIEHRSLVFDVYQNICGNYVIRAFSMLMTAPLFVSWWIAGARYLMANDPTIDAKWRWRDWLRAARQYKLPGPWRILVTVPLRYLRPSHHPSTEASTQMAMDYLEHSPAATAAREKAARAQPDPDDDHSPGGER
- the galT gene encoding galactose-1-phosphate uridylyltransferase codes for the protein MTAPTRAKLADGRDILFFALPGHLPRPVADRRPLPPRGKQHSELRFDRSTGQWVIIAALRQDRTYKPPPDQCPLCPGPTGLTSEVPARDYDVVVFENRFPSLSGAGGLSPVGDGFASAPGHGRCEVICFSGNHTGSFAALEAPHARLVVEAWRHRTAELLSQPGIEQVFCFENRGEEIGVTLTHPHGQIYGYPYLTPRTATMLHQAREHRIRHGNNLFQDLLAHEVADGSRIIARSDLFTAFVPFAARWPVEVHIYPNRFVPNLIELDSAELDGFTQLYLDVLRRFDSMYSGPLPYISALHQYTDAQPEGYFHVELMSIRRSATALKYLAGSESAMDAFISDVTPESVAERLRDLA
- a CDS encoding STAS/SEC14 domain-containing protein; protein product: MHGSDRDVLGVRATGKLSTADYHDVLAPRVEKLLNRFGVLKVLFLLDEPFRGWTLGAAWANTVFDLKHRRDFAKVAVVGAPRWERYCVNVAAVVMSGELRSYDRDQLAPAWLWLRT
- a CDS encoding DUF2784 domain-containing protein, which produces MGIGGAHTLTADMYIAVVVVVVAAHFAYIAYLVVGGFVALRWRRTIACHAFAVAWSVVSFTGHLNCPLTGLERWGRAHAGMAPLPPDGFIAHYITGVVYPSGWSAPASIAVFALVAVSWILVFGWQARRGTADANSERQAHGPSEITG